In a genomic window of Vulpes vulpes isolate BD-2025 chromosome 6, VulVul3, whole genome shotgun sequence:
- the C6H14orf119 gene encoding uncharacterized protein C14orf119 homolog, protein MPLESSSSSMPLSFPPPLPSVPDSITNSSPPPMSYITSQEMKCILHWFASWSGPQRERFLQDLVAKAVPGKLQPLLEGLEQLSVSRANRPPCIFECQLRLWDQWFRGWAEQERNEFVRQLEVSEPDFVAKFYQAVAATAGKD, encoded by the coding sequence ATGCCGCTGGAATCATCTTCCTCTTCAATGCCActatccttccctcctcctttacCCTCAGTACCAGATAGTATTACTaactcttccccacccccaatgtCTTACATCACTTCCCAGGAGATGAAGTGTATTCTTCACTGGTTTGCCAGTTGGTCAGGTCCCCAGCGTGAACGTTTCCTACAGGACCTGGTAGCTAAGGCAGTGCCAGGAAAATTACAGCCACTGCTGGAAGGGCTGGAGCAGCTTAGTGTGTCTAGAGCAAACCGACCACCTTGTATCTTTGAGTGCCAGCTGCGTCTTTGGGATCAGTGGTTTCGAGGTTGGGCTGAGCAGGAGCGCAATGAATTTGTCAGGCAGCTGGAGGTCAGTGAGCCAGACTTCGTGGCAAAGTTTTACCAAGCAGTGGCTGCTACAGCTGGTAAAGACTGA
- the CIROP gene encoding ciliated left-right organizer metallopeptidase yields MLLLLLLLGTVVSRCLHDETQKSVTLLRPHLSQLAPNFHSSSLTLPGSRDPQPLRIRICYIRDPASAGAWDPEGAEIRGGPEALALAAARQATQQLQGVLAVPPVQGPLLLSRDPAQYCHAVWGDPDTPNYHRCSLLNPEYKGETCLGAKIPDAHLRGYALWPEQGPPQLVQPDGPGVRDTDFLLYVLVAHTSKCHGEPSIIAYAACCQLDSEDRPLAGTIVYCAQHLTSPSLSHRDIVMVTLHELLHALGFSGQLFKKWRDCPSGPSVRENCSTRQQVTRRDEWGQLLLTTPTVSHSLAKHLGVPGTSVGVPLEEEGPLSSHWEARMLQGSIMTATFDGARRTRLDPITLAAFRDSGWYQVNHSAAQELLWGQGAGLEFGLVTTCGAGSSDFFCTGSGVGCHYLHLDKGSCSSDPMLEGCRMYKPLANGSECWKKENGFSLGAENLHGEIYHSQSRCFLANITSPLFREAKTRHPSQIPYLKEAELTGRCYLHQCTERGEYKVQAEGSPWASCLPGKAIQIPGYYGLLFCPRGRLCQTNVGTSAVTSPPVSLPIQDGLFQLSLQLAGPPGDSMGKGELEELTEAVLQALVSRGGASRCYFHSPSITASLVFTVYMWKSSGCRGPSVGMLHRALTLTLQKPLEVHYGGASFTTEHKLLATLDHNPSVTHLALSMGLCLTLLILVGALRTVAYQKRATLRVAPSAPHHSPELQDTRDPVGGIREV; encoded by the exons atgttgctgctgctgctgctcctggggaCTGTCGTGAGCagatgcctacatgatgagacaCAGAAGTCTGTGACCCTTCTCAGGCCCCATCTCTCCCAACTTGCCCCAAACTTCCACtcttcctccctcaccctccctgGTTCCCGTGATCCCCAACCCCTGCGAATCCGAATCTGCTATATCAGAGATCCTGCATCAGCCGGAGCTTGGGATCCTGAGGGAGCTGAAATAAGAGGGGGACCCGAAGCCCTAGCCCTGGCTGCAGCCAGACAGGCCACTCAGCAACTCCAAGGGGTCCTCGCAG TTCCTCCAGTGCAAGGCCCCCTGCTTCTGAGTCGAGACCCTGCACAGTACTGCCATGCTGTCTGGGGGGACCCGGACACCCCAAACTATCACAG ATGCAGCCTCTTAAACCCAGAGTACAAGGGAGAGACTTGCCTGGGGGCAAAG ATCCCTGATGCCCATCTCCGTGGTTATGCATTGTGGCCAGAGCAGGGTCCCCCACAACTGGTCCAGCCAGATGGGCCTGGGGTCCGAGACACTGATTTTCTCCTGTATGTGTTGGTGGCCCACACTTCCAAATGCCATGGAGAG CCCTCTATCATAGCCTATGCTGCCTGCTGCCAGCTGGACTCAGAAGACAGACCCCTCGCTGGCACCATTGTCTACTGCGCCCAGCATCTCaccagccccagcctcagccatCGTGACATCGTCATG GTCACACTACACGAATTGCTCCATGCTCTGGGTTTCTCCGGACAGCTCTTCAAGAAGTGGCGGGATTGCCCCTCGGGACCCAGCG TTAGGGAGAACTGTTCCACAAGGCAACAAGTGACACGGCGAGATGAGTGGGGACAGCTGCTTCTAACCACCCCAACTGTTAGCCACAGCCTGGCCAAACACTTGGGAGTGCCAGGGACTTCAGTGGGTGTTCCCTTGGAAGAAGAG GGCCCTTTGTCTTCACACTGGGAGGCCCGAATGCTCCAGGGTTCTATAATGACCGCTACCTTCGATGGTGCCCGGCGCACTCGACTTGATCCAATCACTCTCGCTGCCTTCAGAGATTCTGGCTGGTACCAAGTCAATCACAGCGCTGCACAGGAGCTGTTGTGGGGCCAGG GAGCTGGCCTGGAATTTGGCCTGGTGACTACGTGTGGGGCTGGCTCCTCAGACTTCTTCTGTACTGGCAG CGGAGTGGGTTGCCATTACCTGCATCTGGACAAGGGAAGCTGTTCCTCTGACCCCATGCTGGAAGGCTGCCGCATGTACAAGCCCTTGGCCAATGGG AGTGAGTGCTGGAAGAAGGAAAACGGATTCTCACTGGGGGCAGAGAACCTCCATGGGGAAATCTACCATTCCCAGAGTCGTTGCTTCCTTGCCAACATCACCTCACCACTGTTCCGTGAGGCCAAgaccaggcatccctctcagaTCCCATACCTGAAGGAAGCAGAGCTCACTGGCCGCTGCTACTTACATCaatgcacagagagaggagaataCAAGGTGCAGGCAGAGGGATCACCCTGGGCCTCATGCCTTCCTGGAAAAGCTATTCAG ATACCTGGGTACTATGGTCTTCTCTTCTGTCCCCGGGGTCGACTGTGTCAAACTAATGTAGGTACCAGCGCTGTTACTTCACCACCTGTGAGTCTTCCGATCCAAGATGGGTTATTCCAGCTGTCTTTACAATTAGCTGGGCCCCCTGGCGACTCCATGGGGAAGGGAGAGCTCGAAGAGCTGACTGAAGCAGTACTACAGGCCCTGGTGAGCAGAGGCGGTGCCAGCAG GTGCTATTTCCACAGCCCCTCCATTACTGCTAGCCTAGTGTTCACCGTGTACATGTGGAAGTCCTCTGGCTGCCGAGGGCCTTCAGTTGGTATGCTACACAGGGCCCTGACCTTGACTCTCCAGAAACCCCTAGAAGTACACTATGGAGGAGCCAGCTTTACCACAGAACACAA GTTGCTGGCTACCTTGGACCATAATCCCTCCGTGACCCATCTTGCACTGTCCATGGGACTCTGCCTAACACTGCTTATCCTGGTGGGTGCACTGAGAACCGTGGCTTATCAGAAACGAGCTACTCTTCGGGTGGCACCATCTGCCCCTCACCATTCACCAGAGCTCCAAGACACAAGAGACCCAGTTGGAGGAATAAGGGAGGTGTGA